Proteins from a single region of Chrysemys picta bellii isolate R12L10 chromosome 9, ASM1138683v2, whole genome shotgun sequence:
- the LOC135973719 gene encoding uncharacterized protein LOC135973719, which translates to MQSSPAVMAVQSGNRKRAPAWTDREVLDLIAVWGDESVLSELRSKRRNAKIYEKISKDMAERGYSRDATQCRVKIKELRQGYQKTKEANGRSGSHPQTSRFYEALHSILGAAATTTPPVTVDSEDGILSTAGSSDMLGDGEDEEGDEEGEAVGSSHNADFPDSQDLFITLTEIPYEASPAITPDTESGEGSATPSATVSQPSLESHSQRLARIRRRKKRTREDMFSELMASSQAQAAQQTQWRENLTRMHQANMDREERWRQEDQQATQTLLGLLREQTDTLRRLVDVLQERRQEDRAPLQSISNRPPPPPSPIPTSPKVQRRRGGRVPANSHSTPAESSSSRRLSFPKI; encoded by the exons atgcagagctctccagcagtgatggccgtgcagtctgggaatagaaagagagccccagcatggactgatcgtgaagtcttggatctcatcgctgtgtggggcgatgagtccgtgctttccgagctgcgatccaaaagaaggaatgcaaagatctacgagaagatctctaaagacatggcagagagaggatacagccgggatgcaacgcagtgccgcgtgaaaatcaaggagctgagacaaggctaccagaagaccaaagaggcaaacggacgctccggatcccatccccagacatcccgtttctacgaggcactgcattccatcctcggtgctgccgccaccactaccccaccagtgaccgtggactctgaggatgggatactgtccacggccggttcctcagacatgttaggggacggggaagatgaggaaggagatgaggagggcgaggcagttggcagctctcacaacgctgatttccccgacagccaggatctcttcatcacccttacagagatcccctacgaagcgtccccagccattaccccggacacagaatctggtgaaggatcagcca ccccgtctgcgactgtctcacaacctagcctggaatcacactcccagaggctagcgcggattaggcgtaggaagaagaggacacgggaggacatgttctctgagcttatggcctcttcccaagcccaggcagcacagcagacccagtggcgggagaacttgacccgaatgcaccaagccaacatggatcgggaggagaggtggcggcaggaagaccagcaggcgactcaaacgctgcttggactactgagggagcaaacggacacgctccggcgccttgtggatgttctgcaggaacggaggcaggaggacagagccccgctgcagtccatctctaaccgccctcccccgccaccaagtcccatacccacctcacccaaagtgcaaagaaggagaggcggcagagtccctgctaactctcactccacccctgcagagagctctagtagcagaaggctctcatttcccaaaatttga